Genomic window (Candidatus Dormiibacterota bacterium):
GCAACACCGAGATGCAGGTGGTTTTGCCGGCGCCATTGGGACCGAGCATCGCCACCAGCTCGCCCGAGTTGATGACGAAGCTGACGCCGCGGACGGCCTCGACGGAGCCGAAGCGCTTGTGAACCTGGTTGAGCTCAACGACCGGCTGTCCTAGCGTTTGTCCACGCTAGCACAGCGCCACGTCGTCACCATCGATAGACTCAGCGGATGAAGGCCCTGATTTCGGGCGTGCACACGCTGATTTACAGCCACGATGCGGATGCCGACCGCGCGTTCTTCAGGGACGTGCTCGGCCTCGACTCCGTGGATTCGGGCGGCGGCTGGCTCATCTTCGCCCTTCCTCCCGCTGAGCTGGCGATCCACCCGACTGAGGGCGAGGACGATCACGAGCTCTACCTGCTGTGCGACGACATCGAGGCCGCGGCAAAGGAGCTGGAACGCAGAAAAGTCCTCATCACCCGGCCCTTCGACGAGGAGCGTTGGGGACGCGTCACCCGGATCACCCTGCCCGGCGGTGGACGGATCGGGCTCTACCAACCGAAGCATCGGCTGGCTCACGCAAAGACGGGGGCCGCTCAGAGCCGAACTTGACGTTAGACTGACGGCGATCTGGACCTGAAGCCCCTCGCCGACCAGCCGGCCGGCACGTTTTCCGTACTGGCCGGTGACCACACGCTGATTCGGCATGCCGCTTGCGCGGTCAAGCTGAACGGCGAGTGGTTCGCCAGCACCGCCACTCCTCTTACCCACACGGATCCCTTCGCCCTCCATTGGCAAGCCGGCCCGGCGCTGGCGACGGCCCGGCTGATCCCGCACGAGGGCGGCGTCGTGATCGAGTGCGAGCTCAATAACGGTGGCGATGCGCCGCTGACCTTCAACGGTTGGCGACCGATCGCGATCGAGGGTGGGGGCGCTGCTCTGCACGTCGGCGATGAGCCCTGGCGCGCCAGTGCGCTCATCAATGGCTACCAATCGTGGGATTACGCGGGAATCCACCCGCTCGACGAGGCGATCACGGAGGGCAACCGCAAACCGACCGCCGCGTCGTGGTGGACGGCCGCGATCTGCGACGGCCAGGCGATGTTTGTCAGCCAGGTCCTGAGGGCCAGTCGTTTCGCGACCGTGTTTCGCTGGCACTACCACCGAGACGAGCACGCCGGCGACGCGCTCCCCACCGACATCCCGACCTTTGTCGCCGAGCAGCACGGCTCGCCGCTCTCGGAGCCGGAGCAGCGCAGCGGCCTCCCACAGGAGCTTCGGCTGGTGGTGCCGCCACAGACGGGGCTCGTCTCCGATCCCATCCTTCTTCTCTATGGCGAGGATGGCACTGCCACGCTGCGCAAGGCGCTCACCGCCGCCGGTCACGCCGCAGGCGCGCGGAGCTTCCCGACGGTCCCGCGTGGTTGGTGCAGCTGGTATCACCTCGGCCTGGCGGTGACGGAAGGCGATGTCGCGCGTCACGCCGCCTTCGTCGCGAGGCGGATGCCGGAGCTGGTCAAGACGTCGGCCAACGGCTACCGGCCGGTGATCCAACTCGATGATGGCTGGATGCCGCGCTGGCAGCGCTGGGGCGACTGGGTCGCGAACGAGTTCTTTCCCGGGGGCCTTCACGCCCTCGCCACCCGCGTGCACCGGCACCGGTTGGAGATCGGCATCTGGCTCGCCCCCTTTCATGTTGCGGCCGACTCGAAGCTGGCGCAGGCCCATCCGGATTGGCTGCTCAAGGCGGACGGTGGCACGCCCCTGGTCGATCCACG
Coding sequences:
- a CDS encoding VOC family protein; translated protein: MKALISGVHTLIYSHDADADRAFFRDVLGLDSVDSGGGWLIFALPPAELAIHPTEGEDDHELYLLCDDIEAAAKELERRKVLITRPFDEERWGRVTRITLPGGGRIGLYQPKHRLAHAKTGAAQSRT